In Streptomyces sp. P3, one DNA window encodes the following:
- the ndk gene encoding nucleoside-diphosphate kinase, translating to MSQRTLVLLKPDAVRRGLTGEIISRIERKAGWRITALELRTLDQDTLEQHYGEHKGKPFYEPLVQFMASGPVVALIVEGERVIEGVRALAGPTDPIAAAPGSIRGDYGVIVRENLIHASDSEESAEREVKIFFPGRA from the coding sequence GTGAGCCAGCGCACCCTCGTCCTGCTCAAGCCCGACGCCGTCCGTCGTGGCCTGACCGGCGAGATCATCAGCCGTATCGAGCGCAAGGCCGGCTGGCGGATCACGGCGCTGGAGCTGCGCACCCTGGACCAGGACACGCTGGAACAGCACTACGGCGAGCACAAGGGCAAGCCCTTCTACGAGCCGCTGGTGCAGTTCATGGCCTCTGGCCCGGTGGTCGCGCTGATCGTCGAGGGCGAGCGGGTCATCGAGGGCGTGCGCGCGCTGGCCGGCCCGACCGACCCGATCGCCGCCGCGCCCGGCTCCATCCGCGGCGACTACGGTGTGATCGTCCGCGAGAACCTGATCCACGCCTCCGACTCCGAGGAGTCCGCCGAGCGCGAGGTGAAGATCTTCTTCCCCGGTCGCGCCTGA
- a CDS encoding rod shape-determining protein, producing the protein MSFIGRDMAVDLGTANTLVYVRGRGIVLNEPSVVAINTNTGGILAVGAEAKKMIGRTPGNIVAVRPLKDGVIADFEITERMLRYFILKIHKRRYLARPRVVVCVPSGITGVERRAVIEASTQAGARQVHIIEEPMAAAIGSGLPVHEATGNMVVDIGGGTTEVAVISLGGIVTAQSIRVAGDELDSSIIQHIKKEYSLLLGERTAEQIKITIGSAYDLDDDQHTEIRGRDLVSGLPKTVVISAAEVRKAIEEPVNAIVDAVKTTLDKCPPELSGDIMDRGIVLTGGGALLRGLDERLRRETGMPIHIAEDPLDSVALGSGKCVEEFEALQQVLDAAPRR; encoded by the coding sequence ATGTCGTTCATCGGCCGTGACATGGCTGTCGACCTCGGGACCGCCAACACGCTGGTGTACGTCAGGGGTCGCGGGATCGTACTCAACGAGCCGTCCGTCGTCGCGATCAACACCAACACCGGTGGCATCCTCGCGGTCGGCGCCGAAGCGAAGAAGATGATCGGGCGCACCCCCGGCAACATCGTTGCCGTGCGCCCGCTGAAGGACGGCGTGATCGCCGACTTCGAGATCACCGAGCGGATGCTCCGGTACTTCATCCTGAAGATCCACAAGCGGCGGTATCTTGCTCGGCCGCGGGTCGTCGTCTGCGTGCCCTCGGGCATCACGGGCGTCGAGCGCCGTGCCGTCATCGAGGCGTCGACCCAGGCCGGCGCCCGTCAGGTGCACATCATCGAGGAGCCCATGGCCGCGGCCATCGGCTCCGGCCTGCCGGTCCACGAGGCCACCGGCAACATGGTGGTGGACATCGGCGGCGGCACCACGGAGGTCGCGGTCATCTCGCTCGGCGGCATCGTCACCGCCCAGTCCATCCGCGTCGCGGGTGACGAGCTGGACAGCTCGATCATCCAGCACATCAAGAAGGAGTACTCGCTCCTCCTCGGTGAGCGGACCGCTGAGCAGATCAAGATCACGATCGGTTCCGCCTACGACCTCGACGACGACCAGCACACCGAAATCCGCGGCCGGGACCTCGTCTCCGGGCTGCCCAAGACCGTCGTCATCTCGGCCGCCGAGGTGCGCAAGGCGATCGAGGAACCGGTCAACGCGATCGTCGACGCCGTGAAGACCACCCTCGACAAGTGCCCTCCGGAGCTGTCCGGCGACATCATGGACCGCGGAATCGTTCTGACCGGCGGCGGAGCCCTGCTGCGCGGGCTGGACGAGCGGCTGCGCCGGGAGACCGGCATGCCCATCCACATCGCGGAGGACCCGCTGGACAGCGTGGCGCTCGGCTCCGGCAAGTGCGTCGAGGAGTTCGAGGCGCTCCAGCAGGTTCTGGACGCCGCGCCGCGCAGATGA
- a CDS encoding folylpolyglutamate synthase/dihydrofolate synthase family protein — protein sequence MSELPPNGNPDDLPAPFDPLDPFDEIIAEETDRDPDLAVIEAGSRTLRSQGGAPQSDTPARPADPEVDKALREVEAELATRWGETKLEPSVDRIAALMDVLGEPQRSYPSIHITGTNGKTSTARMIEALLGAFELRTGRYTSPHVQSITERISLDGAPVSAERFIETYDDIKAYVEMVDGMQEYRLSFFEVLTGMAYAAFADAPVDVAVVEVGMGGSWDATNVIDGDVAVVTPIDLDHTDRLGETPGAIAAEKGGIIKQDATVILAQQPVDAAQVLLRKAVEVDATVAREGLEFGVVARQVAVGGQLVTLRGLGGEYPEVYLPLHGPYQAHNAAVALAAVEAFFGVGSQRPEPLDVDTVRKAFAAVSSPGRLEVVRRSPTVVLDAAHNPAGARATAEAVGEAFDFSRLIGVVGASADKNVRGLLEAFEPIFAEVVITQNTSHRAMDADELAAIAVEVFGDDRVQVEPRLPDALEAAITLAEEEGEFAGGGVLVTGSVITVGEARLLLGKG from the coding sequence GTGAGCGAGCTCCCCCCGAACGGCAACCCAGACGACCTGCCCGCCCCCTTCGACCCCCTCGATCCCTTCGACGAGATCATCGCCGAGGAGACCGACCGCGACCCGGATCTCGCGGTCATCGAAGCCGGCAGCCGCACCCTGCGCAGCCAGGGCGGCGCCCCGCAGTCCGACACGCCCGCGCGCCCCGCGGACCCGGAGGTCGACAAGGCCCTGCGCGAGGTCGAGGCCGAGCTGGCCACCCGCTGGGGCGAGACCAAGCTGGAGCCCTCCGTCGACCGCATCGCCGCGCTGATGGACGTGCTGGGGGAGCCGCAGCGCTCGTACCCCTCCATCCACATCACCGGCACGAACGGCAAGACGTCGACCGCCCGCATGATCGAGGCGCTGCTCGGCGCCTTCGAACTGCGCACCGGCCGCTACACGAGCCCCCACGTCCAGTCGATCACCGAGCGGATCAGCCTCGACGGCGCACCCGTCTCCGCCGAGCGGTTCATCGAGACGTACGACGACATCAAGGCGTACGTCGAGATGGTCGACGGCATGCAGGAGTACCGGCTGTCGTTCTTCGAGGTGCTGACCGGCATGGCCTACGCGGCGTTCGCCGACGCGCCCGTCGACGTCGCCGTGGTGGAGGTCGGCATGGGCGGCTCGTGGGACGCCACGAACGTGATCGACGGCGACGTGGCCGTCGTCACGCCCATCGACCTCGACCACACCGACCGGCTCGGAGAGACGCCCGGGGCGATCGCCGCCGAGAAGGGCGGGATCATCAAGCAGGACGCCACGGTCATCCTCGCCCAGCAACCCGTCGACGCGGCGCAGGTGCTGCTGCGCAAGGCCGTAGAGGTCGACGCCACGGTCGCCCGGGAAGGGCTGGAGTTCGGCGTCGTCGCCCGCCAGGTCGCCGTCGGCGGACAGCTCGTCACCCTGCGCGGCCTGGGCGGCGAGTACCCCGAGGTGTACCTGCCGCTGCACGGCCCCTATCAGGCGCACAACGCGGCCGTCGCGCTCGCCGCGGTCGAGGCGTTCTTCGGCGTCGGCTCCCAGCGGCCCGAACCACTCGACGTCGACACCGTCCGCAAGGCCTTCGCCGCGGTGTCCTCGCCGGGCCGCCTCGAGGTCGTCCGGCGCTCCCCGACCGTCGTCCTGGACGCCGCGCACAACCCGGCCGGGGCCCGCGCCACCGCCGAGGCCGTCGGCGAGGCCTTCGACTTCTCCCGACTGATCGGCGTGGTCGGGGCCAGCGCCGACAAGAACGTCCGGGGGCTGCTGGAGGCCTTCGAACCGATCTTCGCCGAGGTCGTGATCACCCAGAACACGAGCCATCGCGCGATGGACGCCGACGAACTCGCCGCGATCGCCGTCGAGGTGTTCGGCGACGACCGCGTCCAGGTCGAACCACGGCTGCCGGACGCCCTCGAGGCGGCGATCACGCTTGCCGAGGAGGAGGGCGAGTTCGCCGGCGGCGGCGTACTCGTCACCGGTTCCGTCATCACCGTCGGCGAGGCCCGACTGCTCCTCGGGAAGGGCTGA
- a CDS encoding DUF4233 domain-containing protein, producing MRTLCSSTLIGEFFVIGFAGLVAMKDADLSTSTVWTVCGIAMLISLLLCGTVTRPGGVALGWALQIALVASGFFVPIMFFMGVLFGALWWASVHYGRKVDEAKARFAEQAAGPSPDPADAV from the coding sequence ATGCGCACGCTCTGCTCCTCGACCCTGATCGGCGAGTTCTTCGTCATCGGCTTCGCCGGCCTGGTCGCCATGAAGGACGCCGACCTGTCCACGTCCACGGTGTGGACGGTCTGCGGCATCGCCATGCTGATCAGCCTGCTGCTGTGCGGGACGGTCACCCGGCCCGGGGGCGTCGCCCTCGGCTGGGCACTGCAGATCGCCCTCGTCGCCTCCGGGTTCTTCGTTCCGATCATGTTCTTCATGGGTGTGCTGTTCGGGGCCTTGTGGTGGGCGTCGGTGCACTACGGCAGAAAGGTCGACGAGGCGAAGGCCCGCTTCGCCGAGCAGGCCGCGGGCCCTTCCCCGGACCCTGCTGACGCTGTGTGA
- a CDS encoding valine--tRNA ligase, translated as MTENAQQQPSAPHTELPTQYAPADVEGPLYERWVERGYFEADAKSEKPPYTIVIPPPNVTGSLHLGHAFEHTLIDALTRRKRMQGFETLWQPGMDHAGIATQNVVERELGKEGKSRHDLGREAFVERVWQWKGESGGQISGQMRRLGDGVAWSRERFTMDEGLSQAVQTIFKRLYDDELIYRAERIINWCPRCLTAISDIEVEYQDDDGELVSMKYGEGDDTIVVATTRAETMLGDTAVAVHPDDERYRHLIGKLIRLPLTDRSIPVVADTHVDPEFGTGAVKVTPAHDPNDFEIGQRHDLPSLTVMDEHAVITAHGPFQGLDRLEARSAIVAALRAEGRIVAEKRPYVHSVGHCSRCKTTIEPRLSMQWWVKVGPLAKAAGDAVRDGRVKIHPQEMEKRYFDWVDNLHDWCISRQLWWGHRIPVWYGPNGEVVCVGPDDEAPTGEGWRQDTDVLDTWFSSGLWPFSTLGWPEQTESLAKYYPNSVLVTGYDILFFWVARMMMFGLYAMDGTPPFHTIALHGMVRDQFGKKMSKSFGNAVNPLDWMDKYGSDALRFTLARGANPGVDVPIGEDWVQGSRNFANKIWNATRFALMNGATVDGPLPDASQMSAADRWILSRLNSVVAEVDALYEDYQFAKLSDALFHFAWDEVFDWYVELSKTTFMAGGEPAKVSGRVLGEVLDVTLKLLHPIVPFVTETLWTTLTGGESVVVAEWPTDSGFRDAAAEREIGSLQSVITEVRRFRADQGLQPGQRVPARLTLDGTALASHEAAIRQLLRLQPEGESFSATATLPVAGATVALDLSGTIDVAAERKRLAKDLAAAEKEKAQAQAKLGNEAFLAKAPDNVVDKIRTRLAKADDDIARIQAQLERLPQA; from the coding sequence GTGACCGAGAACGCTCAGCAGCAGCCATCAGCGCCCCACACCGAACTGCCGACCCAGTACGCGCCGGCCGACGTAGAGGGGCCGCTGTACGAGCGCTGGGTGGAGCGGGGCTACTTCGAGGCCGACGCCAAGAGCGAGAAGCCTCCGTACACCATCGTCATCCCCCCGCCGAACGTCACGGGCAGCCTGCACCTCGGGCACGCCTTCGAGCACACGCTCATCGACGCCCTCACCCGCCGCAAGCGCATGCAGGGCTTCGAGACGCTCTGGCAGCCCGGCATGGACCACGCCGGCATCGCCACCCAGAACGTCGTCGAGCGCGAACTGGGCAAGGAGGGCAAGTCCCGTCACGACCTCGGCCGTGAGGCGTTCGTCGAGCGCGTCTGGCAGTGGAAGGGCGAGTCCGGCGGCCAGATCAGCGGCCAGATGCGCCGCCTCGGCGACGGCGTCGCGTGGTCCCGTGAGCGCTTCACCATGGACGAGGGCCTGTCCCAGGCCGTCCAGACCATCTTCAAGCGGCTCTACGACGACGAGCTGATCTACCGCGCCGAGCGCATCATCAACTGGTGTCCGCGCTGTCTGACGGCGATCTCGGACATCGAGGTCGAGTACCAGGACGACGACGGCGAGCTCGTCTCCATGAAGTACGGCGAGGGCGACGACACGATCGTCGTCGCCACCACGCGCGCGGAGACGATGCTCGGCGACACCGCCGTCGCCGTCCATCCCGACGACGAGCGCTACAGGCACCTCATCGGCAAGCTGATCCGGCTGCCGTTGACGGACCGTTCCATCCCGGTCGTCGCCGACACCCACGTCGACCCCGAGTTCGGCACCGGCGCCGTCAAGGTGACTCCCGCGCACGACCCGAACGACTTCGAGATCGGCCAGCGCCACGACCTGCCGTCGCTCACCGTCATGGACGAGCACGCGGTCATCACCGCCCACGGCCCCTTCCAGGGCCTGGACCGGCTCGAGGCCCGCTCCGCCATCGTCGCCGCGCTGCGCGCCGAGGGCCGGATCGTCGCCGAGAAGCGCCCGTACGTCCACTCCGTCGGCCACTGCTCGCGCTGCAAGACCACCATCGAGCCGCGCCTGTCCATGCAGTGGTGGGTCAAGGTCGGACCGCTGGCCAAGGCCGCCGGAGACGCCGTCCGCGACGGCCGCGTCAAGATCCACCCGCAGGAGATGGAGAAGCGCTACTTCGACTGGGTCGACAACCTCCACGACTGGTGCATCTCGCGGCAGTTGTGGTGGGGCCACCGCATCCCGGTCTGGTACGGGCCGAACGGCGAGGTCGTCTGCGTCGGCCCCGACGACGAGGCGCCGACCGGCGAGGGATGGCGTCAGGACACCGACGTCCTCGACACCTGGTTCTCCTCCGGCCTGTGGCCGTTCTCCACGCTCGGCTGGCCCGAACAGACCGAGTCGCTCGCGAAGTACTACCCGAACTCGGTTCTGGTCACCGGCTACGACATCCTCTTCTTCTGGGTCGCCCGGATGATGATGTTCGGCCTGTACGCGATGGACGGCACCCCGCCGTTCCACACCATCGCCCTGCACGGCATGGTCCGCGACCAGTTCGGCAAGAAGATGTCGAAGTCCTTCGGCAACGCGGTCAACCCGCTGGACTGGATGGACAAGTACGGCTCCGACGCGCTCCGGTTCACCCTCGCGCGCGGTGCCAACCCCGGCGTCGACGTCCCGATCGGCGAGGACTGGGTCCAGGGCTCGCGCAACTTCGCCAACAAGATCTGGAACGCCACGCGCTTCGCGCTGATGAACGGCGCCACGGTCGACGGCCCGCTGCCGGACGCCTCGCAGATGTCGGCGGCCGACCGCTGGATCCTCTCCCGTCTCAACTCCGTCGTCGCCGAAGTCGACGCGCTCTACGAGGACTACCAGTTCGCGAAGCTCTCCGACGCGCTGTTCCACTTCGCCTGGGACGAGGTCTTCGACTGGTACGTCGAGCTGTCCAAGACGACGTTCATGGCCGGCGGCGAGCCCGCGAAGGTCTCCGGCCGCGTCCTCGGCGAGGTCCTCGACGTCACGCTGAAGCTGCTGCACCCGATCGTCCCGTTCGTCACGGAGACCCTCTGGACGACGCTGACCGGCGGCGAGTCCGTCGTCGTCGCCGAGTGGCCGACCGACTCGGGCTTCCGGGACGCCGCCGCGGAGCGTGAGATCGGGAGCCTCCAGTCGGTCATCACCGAGGTCCGCCGCTTCCGTGCCGACCAGGGGCTCCAGCCGGGCCAGCGGGTCCCCGCCCGCCTGACCCTCGACGGCACGGCGCTGGCGTCCCACGAGGCCGCCATCCGGCAGCTGCTGCGCCTGCAGCCCGAGGGCGAGAGCTTCTCCGCCACGGCGACGCTGCCCGTCGCGGGCGCCACGGTCGCGCTGGACCTCTCCGGCACGATCGACGTGGCCGCGGAGCGCAAGCGCCTCGCCAAGGACCTGGCCGCCGCCGAGAAGGAGAAGGCCCAGGCCCAGGCCAAGCTCGGCAACGAGGCGTTCCTGGCGAAGGCCCCGGACAACGTGGTCGACAAGATCCGCACCCGCCTCGCCAAGGCGGACGACGACATCGCCCGCATCCAGGCCCAGCTGGAGCGTCTGCCGCAGGCCTAG